A window of the Budorcas taxicolor isolate Tak-1 chromosome 10, Takin1.1, whole genome shotgun sequence genome harbors these coding sequences:
- the LRP10 gene encoding low-density lipoprotein receptor-related protein 10, with translation MLPAILLLFLGGTVAHPDRIIFPNPACEDPPAVLLEVQGTLQRPVGRDSRSSPANCTWLILGRKEQTVTVRFQKLHLACGSERLTLRSPIQPQISLCEAPASPLQLPGGNVTITYSYVGARAPMGQGFLLSYSQDWLMCLQEEFQCLNHRCVPLFQRCDGVDACGDGSDEAGCSSDPFPDLDLAPVLTPPCNHTLEDFYGVFSSLGYSHLASVSQPQSCRWLLDPRDGRRLAVRFTALDLGYEDAVRVYDGAGPLETLRLLRSLTHFSNGKAVTVETLSGQATVDYRTVPWSTGRGFNATYHVRGYCLPWDRPCGLSSGLGASEGLGERCYSEAQRCDGSWDCADGTDEENCPSCPPGHYPCGAAGTPGATACYLPADRCNYQTFCADGADERRCRHCQPGNFRCRDEKCVYETWVCDGQPDCADGSDEWDCSYALPRKVITAAVIGSLVCGLLLVIALGCTCKLYAIRTQEYSIFAPLSRMEAEIVQQQAPPSYGQLIAQGAIPPVEDFPTENPNDNSVLGNLRSLLQILRQDMTPGSTSGARRRQRGRSMRRLVRRLRRWGLLPRTNPPARTPETRSQVTPSAAPPEPLDGSTGPAHEGGAVGGQDGEQAPPLPVKAPLPPSSTSPAFPTVPEAPGPLPAVPLEPSLLSGVVQALRGRLLPSLRPPGPTRAPPGPHTTVLSPEDEDDVLLVPLAEPGVWVVEAEDEPLLA, from the exons ATGCTGCCGGccatccttctcctcttcctgg GAGGCACTGTGGCCCACCCAGATAGGATCATTTTCCCGAATCCTG CCTGTGAGGACCCACCAGCGGTGCTCTTGGAAGTGCAAGGCACCTTACAGAGGCCTGTGGGCCGGGACAGCCGCAGCTCCCCTGCCAACTGTACCTGGCTCATCCTGGGCAGGAAGGAGCAGACGGTAACGGTTAG GTTCCAAAAACTGCATCTGGCCTGTGGCTCAGAGCGCTTAACCCTGCGCTCCCCCATCCAGCCGCAGATCTCCCTGTGTGAGGCACCTGCCAGCCCTCTGCAACTGCCTGGAGGCAACGTCACCATCACCTACAGCTATGTCGGGGCCAGAGCTCCCATGGGCCAGGGCTTCCTGCTCTCTTACAGCCAAG ATTGGCTGATGTGCCTGCAGGAGGAGTTCCAGTGCCTGAACCACCGCTGCGTGCCCCTGTTCCAGCGCTGTGATGGGGTCGACGCCTGTGGCGACGGCTCTGATGAGGCAGGTTGCAGCTCAGACCCATTCCCTGACTTGGACCTAGCCCCTGTCCTCACCCCACCCTGCAATCACACCTTAGAAGACTTCTATGGGGTCTTCTCCTCCCTCGGATACTCACACCTGGCCTCAGTCTCCCAGCCCCAGTCTTGCCGCTGGCTGCTGGACCCACGCGATGGCCGGCGCCTGGCAGTGCGCTTCACGGCCCTGGATCTAGGCTACGAGGATGCAGTGCGTGTATATGACGGCGCGGGGCCCCTCGAGACCCTCCGGCTGCTGCGAAGCCTCACCCACTTCAGTAATGGCAAGGCTGTCACTGTGGAGACGCTGTCTGGCCAGGCCACAGTGGACTACCGCACAGTCCCTTGGAGCACTGGTCGGGGCTTCAATGCCACCTACCACGTGCGGGGCTACTGCTTGCCTTGGGACCGACCGTGCGGCTTAAGCTCTGGCTTGGGGGCTAGCGAAGGCCTCGGCGAGCGCTGCTACAGCGAGGCACAGCGCTGCGACGGCTCATGGGACTGTGCGGATGGCACGGACGAGGAGAACTGCCCCAGCTGCCCACCTGGACACTACCCCTGTGGGGCTGCTGGCACCCCTGGGGCCACAGCCTGCTACCTGCCCGCTGACCGCTGTAACTACCAGACCTTCTGCGCCGATGGAGCAGATGAGAGACGCTGTCGCCACTGCCAGCCGGGCAACTTCCGGTGCCGGGATGAGAAGTGCGTGTATGAGACGTGGGTGTGCGACGGGCAGCCGGACTGTGCTGATGGCAGTGACGAGTGGGACTGCTCCTACGCCCTGCCCCGCAAGGTCATTACCGCCGCCGTCATTGGCAGCCTCGTGTGCGGCTTGCTGCTGGTCATCGCCCTGGGCTGCACCTGCAAGCTCTATGCCATTCGCACCCAGGAGTACAG CATCTTCGCCCCCCTCTCCCGGATGGAGGCCGAGATTGTACAGCAGCAGGCACCTCCCTCCTATGGGCAGCTCATTGCCCAGGGCGCCATCCCCCCTGTAGAGGACTTCCCTACAGAGAACCCTAATGAT AACTCTGTTCTGGGCAATCTGCGTTCTCTGCTACAGATCCTGCGCCAGGACATGACTCCAGGGAGCACCTCCGGTGCCCGCCGCCGCCAGCGGGGCCGCTCTATGCGCCGCCTGGTGCGCCGTCTTCGCCGCTGGGGCTTGCTTCCCCGAACCAACCCCCCAGCCCGGACCCCTGAAACCAGATCCCAGGTCACACCGTCTGCTGCTCCTCCTGAGCCCTTAGATGGCAGCACAGGTCCAGCCCATGAGGGCGGGGCAGTGGGTGGGCAAGATGGGGAACAGGCACCTCCGCTGCCTGTCAAGGCTCCACTGCCACCTTCCAGCACATCCCCAGCCTTCCCTACTGTTCCTGAAGCCCCAGGGCCACTGCCTGCGGTGCCCTTGGAGCCATCACTGCTGTCTGGAGTGGTACAGGCCCTGCGAGGCCGCCTTCTGCCCAGCCTGCGGCCCCCTGGACCAACCCGGGCGCCACCTGGGCCCCACACAACAGTCCTGTCCCCAGAGGATGAGGACGATGTGCTGCTGGTGCCATTGGCTGAACCTGGGGTCTGGGTGGTCGAAGCGGAGGATGAGCCACTGCTGGCCTGA
- the REM2 gene encoding GTP-binding protein REM 2, which translates to MHTDFDTDMDTDTETTALCPSSSHRASPPETPTPEADATLLKKPEKLLAGLDWGRPPPAPGAPRRRGSMPVPYKHQLRRAQAIDELDWPPQASSSGSSDSLGSGEAAPTQKDGIFKVMLVGESGVGKSTLAGTFGGLQGDSAHELENPEDTYERRIMVDKEEVTLVVYDIWEQGDAGGWLRDHCLQMGDAFLIVFSVTDRRSFSKVPETLLRLRAGRPHHDLPVILVGNKSDLARSREVSLEEGRHLAGTLSCKHIETSAALHHNTRELFEGAVRQIRLRRGRNGAGGPRPEWGSPEGPAPPARRESLTKKAKRFLANLVPRNAKFFKQRSRSCHDLSVL; encoded by the exons ATGCATACGGACTTCGACACCGACATGGACACCGACACGGAAACCACAGCACTCTGCCCCTCCAGCAGCCACCGGGCCTCTCCTCCAGAGACACCCACACCAG AAGCAGATGCCACACTGCTGAAGAAGCCAGAGAAACTGTTGGCAGGGTTGGACTGGGGCaggccaccccctgccccaggggCCCCCAGACGAAGAGGCAGTATGCCTGTCCCCTACAAGCACCAGCTGCGGCGGGCCCAGGCTATAGATGAACTTGACTGGCCACCTCAAGCCTCATCCTCTGGCTCCTCTGACTCCCTGGGCTCAGGGGAGGCAGCCCCCACCCAAAAGGATGGCATCTTCAAGGTCATGCTGGTGGGGGAGAGCGGCGTGGGCAAGAGCACCCTAGCAGGCACTTTCGGTGGTCTCCAAGGAGACAGTGCTCACGAGCTGGAGAACCCAG AGGACACCTATGAGAGACGCATCATGGTGGATAAGGAGGAAGTGACTCTAGTTGTTTATGACATCTGGGAACAG GGGGATGCAGGGGGGTGGCTGCGGGACCACTGCCTTCAGATGGGGGATGCCTTTCTCATCGTCTTCTCAGTCACCGACCGACGAAGCTTCTCCAAAGTTCCAGAGACCCTACTTCGGCTCAGGGCTGGGAGGCCCCACCACGACCTTCCTGTCATCCTTGTTGGAAACAAGAGTGACCTGGCCCGTTCCCGGGAGGTCTCACTGGAGG AGGGCCGCCATCTGGCAGGGACACTGAGCTGCAAGCACATCGAGACGTCGGCTGCGCTGCACCACAACACGAGGGAGCTCTTCGAAGGAGCGGTGCGCCAGATCCGGCTGCGGCGGGGCCGGAATGGCGCCGGGGGCCCGCGGCCGGAGTGGGGCAGCCCCGAGGGCCCCGCTCCGCCCGCGCGTCGCGAGAGCCTCACCAAGAAGGCCAAGCGCTTCCTTGCCAACCTGGTGCCGCGCAACGCCAAGTTCTTTAAGCAGCGCTCCAGATCGTGCCACGACCTCTCCGTGCTCTGA